The Alphaproteobacteria bacterium sequence GTCACACTAATACCTTTTTAAACAAAAAAAAATATAAGTGATTAAAATTTTAATTTTTGTTATAATGATATTGTAGCTATTAAATGAGGTGTGTTATGAAAAAATTTTTGTTGTTTATTTGTATTACTTTAACGTTTTTTTCTGCAACAGCTAATGAAAATGCTGAAAAAAATAAAATTTTTAATAAAATTCTTTTAAGTATTGAAGATAAAAAAAGCGAAAAAGATCTTAAGTTTTATTATATGAAGAACCTATATAGTCGTTTATTTGAAAAATTTCAATCAGTTTCCAGAAGATTCAACCAATCGCATTCAAAATTTAACGATATTTTTGTTAATGAATATTTTAAAGAGAAACAAAAAGAAAGAAAAACAAATCTTGATATTCAAAAAAAACTTTATTTGAGCAAAATATCAAAAACTGAGTTACAAGAAATTGAACAATTAAAAATTCATCCTATGGTTTTAAAATATGCCCTTAATATTGTTGGATCGAATTTTGATAGCAATGATTTCAAACTATTATTAAGTCAAAATTCTATTTACAATCCAGCAACACCAAATTTATTAAAAGAAATTTTGACCGATGTTTTTCAAAAAGCGCAAAAAGAAAACATTAATACTGAAAAATTAAATATTTTTGAAAAAGCTGTTTTTGACGCTTTTGAGTCTGAAGAATTTCAGAAAATGCTCACCAATTACATTACAACAACAGATAAAGACATGCGCAGTTTTAATTACTCAGTAGCAACTGATCTACGAACACCTGAAAAAGAACAGCTTGCACAGGAAATAGCGGATGAAGAGCTTGCTTATTTGAATAATCCAGAAATTTATCGTCTTAACAGATTACTTGTTACAATTCTTTATAAAGCGAAAAAACTACTTAATGGATTAAATGAAGAGCAAACTAAATTTTTTCCTGTTTTTAAAGATTATATTAAAAACGAAGGAAGAAAAAAAATAATAGATTTTTACCAAAAATCTTTTATTAAAATTATGGCAACTGCCATGCCAGATGTATACACTTTACAAGAACTAAAAGAAATTAAACATTTCAATAGGTTGGAATCTGTTAAAAAAATACGTAAGTTAAGCGCAGAACATCATAATCAAGTTAAAAACAAACTGATTAAAGACATAAAAGCAGGTAAAGCACCTTTTCAAATAGCCCTTGTTAGAGCATTAAATATCGCAAAAAAACAAGGATTAGATTCAAAAATAATTAATGAGGAACTTGCAAAACTTAAAGTAGAATTTAAGGCTTTAAGCAATGATTGATTAAATTTAAACGGCTACACTTTAAAAAACGCCTGTAATGTGAGAGAATCAATAAAAACAAAATGAGCTTTAAAACCAATGCACCAACCTCAACAGCTCCAACTGCCTTATGACCTAAATCGGGGTCGATGGGAAGATAAAGTATTTATTTGGCCATTACGTGTTTATTACGAAGATTCAGATATGTCTGGCCATGTCTTTCACGCGAATTATTTGAAATATGCTGAACGCGGTCGTTCTGAAATGATTCGTGCCATGCATATTCCTCCGTTATATTTACGCGAAAAAGAAAAAATATATTTTGTGATTCGAAAGATCGAAGTTGATTTTATAGCTTCTTGTTTCGTTGATGATTTCCTTGAAGTAAAAACAGATGTTTTGAAATTCGCACCCACTAATGTTTTGTTTTCTCAAGAAATAATGAAACAAAACAAGTTAATAGCATCTCTCAAAGTACATATGGCATGCATGAATTTAGAGGGTAAAATTACAAAACTACCCGAAATAATTAAAGAAATTTATAATCAATTACCCGATTTATCTTTTGCTAAAAATAGGGTATTAATATAGCAACTTAAATTCAACTTAGGCAAGATCGATGATTCAAGGCAGCGAAGATTTTTCATTTATAGGGTTGTTTTTACGCGCAGATTTAGTTGTAAAAACAGTCATGATCGTCCTTATTTTAGCATCCATTTGGTGTTGGGCAATTATTTTTGAAAAAATAACCCGTATACGTAGACTTAATAAAAGCGCCAATGAATTTGAAGATCGCTTTTGGTCTGGACAATCACTTGAAGATCTTTTTAAGCAAATAGGCCCTCAACCAACTGACCCTATGTCTTCAATTTTTGTATCCGGCATGCGCGAATGGGCACGCTCCTTACGTGCATCCAACCCTGTGCAAGGTTTACAAGCGCGCATTGAACGCGTTATGACCGTTACCTTAGGGCGCGAAATGGAAGATCTGGAAAAATATATGAGCTTCTTAGCCTCCGTTGGCTCAACCGCGACTTTTGCAGGCCTTTTTGGTACTGTGTGGGGTATTATGAGCTCATTCCAAGCCATTGCAGTCTCTCAGAACACCTCCTTAGCCGTTGTAGCGCCCGGTATCGCCGAAGCCTTACTTGCAACTGCTTTAGGGCTGGTTGCAGCCATTCCCGCTGTTGTTGCC is a genomic window containing:
- a CDS encoding YbgC/FadM family acyl-CoA thioesterase, coding for MHQPQQLQLPYDLNRGRWEDKVFIWPLRVYYEDSDMSGHVFHANYLKYAERGRSEMIRAMHIPPLYLREKEKIYFVIRKIEVDFIASCFVDDFLEVKTDVLKFAPTNVLFSQEIMKQNKLIASLKVHMACMNLEGKITKLPEIIKEIYNQLPDLSFAKNRVLI
- the tolQ gene encoding protein TolQ, which produces MIQGSEDFSFIGLFLRADLVVKTVMIVLILASIWCWAIIFEKITRIRRLNKSANEFEDRFWSGQSLEDLFKQIGPQPTDPMSSIFVSGMREWARSLRASNPVQGLQARIERVMTVTLGREMEDLEKYMSFLASVGSTATFAGLFGTVWGIMSSFQAIAVSQNTSLAVVAPGIAEALLATALGLVAAIPAVVAYNKISNDLNRYAKRLEAFTTEFSSILSRRVEEKAA